A single genomic interval of Nitratidesulfovibrio sp. SRB-5 harbors:
- a CDS encoding Cache 3/Cache 2 fusion domain-containing protein, whose translation MFQRMRFSTKFYLGSAVIVASTVAFMAIVLTIVVRGDLVDLGQLNLKSATDNLVSTIEMQHAITQEKVTSDLALFESQLLADGPLMVRKNDMQKVDVVNQLTKQKETVEMPGLFQYSLLGRKPMRDNNEVVDRVQQMAGGAATLFQVLPGKLVRIATNVRTADGQRAVGTYIPEDSPVYKAVMGGQTYSGRAFVVNDWYITAYKPVRDEDGAIIAVIFVGRPIRTPQLAEMMDKVRVAGAGYAFVYDASGMILHHPTLRGKTLEEADIGPFFKGVKDGPVDYTMDGVPMRAYVRHFEPWDWRVAVRMTRTEMVHGLDAHLLQSAAVIAVVALGVALVFVFGLLRTVSRPLGTLRRFTAEVAKGNYDAAIDYLADDDIGRTIGGVRAMVAEIKHRLGFSNGILRGMTMPSYVVDTDGRISYVNQAMLDLLGVSGTPDEHLGADVALFFYGESGRDTVVGRCMRERRAILNTELTLSRRTGGTVHTRLDTAPLLDLDGNLIGAFSIFADLTDIKAHQQEMEAKNTLISEVAVEADRISQVVAEAAAGLARQVELAERGADVQKARAGEAASAMDQMNASVVEVARAADEAAASADEARAKAEDGASITRESVAASTAVAADAEALRTDMRELGTQVEGIGRIMDVISDIADQTNLLALNAAIEAARAGDAGRGFAVVADEVRKLAEKTMGATREVGEAVTRIRAGAARNLEATENAARNVGRSAELAGASGQTLQHIVTIAVTTADRVRAIATAAAQQSAASEEISRATGEVDRISGETVDAMREAARAVAALAEQAEALRSVMARMR comes from the coding sequence ATGTTCCAGCGGATGCGTTTCAGCACCAAATTCTACCTGGGCAGCGCCGTCATCGTGGCAAGCACCGTGGCCTTCATGGCCATCGTGCTCACCATCGTCGTGCGGGGCGACCTGGTGGACCTCGGGCAGCTCAACCTGAAGTCCGCCACGGACAATCTTGTCTCCACCATCGAGATGCAGCACGCCATCACGCAGGAAAAGGTCACCTCCGACCTTGCGCTGTTCGAATCGCAACTGCTGGCCGATGGCCCGCTGATGGTGCGCAAAAACGACATGCAGAAGGTCGACGTGGTCAACCAGCTCACCAAGCAGAAGGAAACGGTCGAAATGCCCGGCCTGTTCCAGTATTCCCTGCTTGGCCGCAAGCCCATGCGCGACAACAACGAGGTGGTCGACCGCGTGCAGCAGATGGCGGGCGGCGCCGCCACCCTGTTCCAGGTGCTGCCCGGCAAGCTGGTGCGCATTGCCACCAACGTGCGCACGGCGGACGGCCAGCGCGCCGTGGGTACCTATATTCCGGAAGACAGCCCCGTCTACAAGGCGGTCATGGGGGGGCAGACCTACTCTGGCCGCGCCTTCGTGGTGAATGACTGGTACATTACCGCCTACAAGCCCGTGCGCGACGAAGACGGCGCCATCATCGCCGTCATTTTCGTGGGCCGCCCCATCCGCACGCCGCAGCTTGCCGAAATGATGGACAAGGTGCGCGTGGCCGGTGCGGGCTACGCCTTTGTCTACGACGCCTCGGGCATGATCCTCCACCATCCCACGCTGCGCGGCAAGACGCTTGAAGAGGCGGACATCGGCCCCTTCTTCAAGGGCGTGAAGGATGGCCCCGTGGACTATACCATGGACGGCGTGCCCATGCGCGCCTACGTGCGCCATTTCGAACCGTGGGACTGGCGCGTGGCCGTGCGCATGACCCGCACGGAAATGGTGCACGGGCTGGATGCGCACCTCTTGCAGAGCGCCGCCGTCATCGCCGTGGTGGCGCTGGGCGTGGCCCTGGTCTTCGTGTTCGGCCTGCTGCGCACCGTGTCGCGCCCGCTGGGCACCCTGCGCCGCTTCACGGCGGAAGTGGCCAAGGGCAACTATGACGCGGCCATCGACTACCTGGCCGACGACGACATCGGGCGCACCATCGGCGGCGTGCGGGCCATGGTGGCCGAGATCAAGCACCGCCTGGGCTTTTCCAACGGCATCCTGCGCGGCATGACCATGCCGAGCTACGTGGTGGATACCGATGGCCGCATCAGCTACGTGAACCAGGCCATGCTGGACCTGCTGGGGGTTTCCGGCACGCCGGACGAACACCTGGGCGCCGACGTTGCCCTGTTCTTCTACGGCGAGTCCGGGCGCGACACCGTGGTTGGCCGCTGCATGCGCGAACGCCGGGCCATCCTGAACACGGAGCTGACCCTGTCCCGCCGCACCGGCGGCACAGTGCATACCCGCCTGGATACCGCGCCCTTGCTGGACCTGGACGGCAACCTCATCGGCGCCTTCTCCATCTTCGCCGACCTGACGGACATCAAGGCTCACCAGCAGGAAATGGAAGCCAAGAACACCCTCATCAGCGAGGTGGCCGTCGAGGCGGACCGCATCTCGCAGGTGGTGGCAGAGGCTGCCGCCGGGCTGGCCCGCCAGGTGGAACTGGCCGAACGCGGGGCCGACGTGCAGAAGGCCCGCGCTGGCGAGGCCGCCAGCGCCATGGACCAGATGAACGCATCGGTGGTCGAGGTGGCCCGCGCCGCCGACGAGGCCGCCGCCAGCGCCGACGAAGCCCGCGCAAAGGCCGAGGACGGCGCCTCCATCACCCGCGAGTCCGTGGCCGCCAGCACCGCCGTGGCCGCCGACGCAGAGGCCCTGCGCACCGACATGCGCGAACTGGGCACGCAGGTGGAGGGCATTGGCCGGATCATGGACGTGATTTCGGACATCGCCGACCAGACCAACCTGCTGGCGCTGAACGCCGCCATCGAGGCGGCCCGCGCCGGTGACGCCGGACGCGGATTCGCCGTCGTTGCCGACGAGGTGCGCAAGCTGGCCGAAAAGACCATGGGCGCCACCCGCGAGGTGGGCGAGGCCGTCACGCGCATCCGAGCCGGGGCCGCCCGCAACCTGGAGGCCACGGAAAACGCCGCCCGCAACGTGGGCCGCTCCGCAGAACTGGCCGGGGCCTCCGGCCAGACCTTGCAGCACATCGTCACCATTGCCGTGACAACCGCCGACAGGGTGCGGGCCATTGCCACCGCCGCGGCCCAGCAATCCGCCGCCAGCGAGGAAATCAGCCGGGCGACCGGCGAGGTGGACCGCATCTCCGGCGAGACCGTGGACGCCATGCGCGAGGCCGCGCGGGCCGTGGCCGCGCTGGCGGAGCAGGCGGAGGCGCTGCGATCCGTCATGGCACGCATGCGCTGA
- a CDS encoding phosphatase PAP2 family protein, whose amino-acid sequence MRQPYPLAHHLLCTLPLLALLAISTVCLGTGDEVTAYWRAWRQANPDTANIVQVLTDWGNPALYAVYGALFWRARRRHDPRTVRFVLTYVVVQLLISFLLVRVIKITVGRTRPGVAGPWVPFSFDGPHNSMPSGHTAEIAGACPPLAMRWKRTALSLALGGYVAAVGYSRVLLGQHHVSDILAGLLLGSLAAFVIHRITNRTAPL is encoded by the coding sequence ATGCGTCAGCCATACCCCCTCGCGCACCATTTGCTGTGCACACTGCCGCTGCTGGCGCTGCTTGCGATATCCACCGTGTGCCTCGGCACCGGGGACGAGGTGACCGCCTACTGGCGGGCGTGGCGACAGGCCAACCCCGATACGGCCAACATCGTGCAGGTGCTGACCGACTGGGGCAACCCGGCCCTGTACGCGGTCTACGGAGCGTTGTTCTGGCGGGCCCGCCGCCGCCACGACCCGCGCACCGTGCGCTTCGTCCTGACCTACGTGGTCGTGCAACTGCTGATTTCATTCCTGCTCGTGCGGGTGATCAAGATCACCGTCGGGCGCACCCGGCCCGGCGTGGCGGGGCCGTGGGTGCCGTTTTCTTTCGACGGGCCGCATAATTCGATGCCCTCGGGCCACACGGCGGAAATCGCCGGGGCCTGCCCGCCGCTGGCCATGCGCTGGAAGCGCACGGCCCTCTCTCTGGCCCTTGGCGGGTATGTGGCCGCCGTGGGCTATTCGCGGGTGCTGCTGGGGCAGCACCACGTCAGCGACATATTGGCGGGGCTTCTGCTGGGCAGCCTTGCCGCCTTCGTCATACACCGCATCACCAACAGGACCGCCCCCCTATGA
- a CDS encoding motility associated factor glycosyltransferase family protein → MNHTQFLADNTKALTAAQPQVAAWLAANAPAPEALAPRLRLNRWNMLDVELEDGRRLFDAFPPQFAYRSWPPTEQAERSATIIVGANLGYGINHMLEQTPPRHRLLVVEPDPAMLSLCLGLTDYRPFIESGRLTFVAPQFDALVAAVRGCDKQFLFGRILLQADLPSQQIGPAYAHWTRICREQLDALSVELSTLRRAQDVMVGNELSNFRRALADGDMKSLRGALDGLPAVVAGAGPSLAASAPAVARLSHRALVTAALQTLPAMQAVGIRPDLALCIDYSDGISRVYDRLDPEWARHVPLIYSTKVQPEVVRRYPGPTLPLWTVGGMATFIAGKDDLVLDAAGNVSVALLRLLHWMGAGRMVLAGQDFGWRGEASHAAGHHAAAITVGTLDLPGRDGPVRSTLPYATALRDMEQDIRTLQLDVVNLYGGGALIRGARDIAPDDLDRELPPPADGGNASGDADILAGFRQRLDAAMTPCEQPLFAPRLPQWRTSLRNAQKRLETLFRKPERHGAEIVEMLGRVHFFLRQDPICTPYLYNEIMDVSGLVHGRDRFGLPQMTEFRQIARRVLDKIRRIDEVMTNAGRQAA, encoded by the coding sequence ATGAACCACACCCAATTCCTCGCCGACAACACCAAGGCCCTGACCGCCGCGCAGCCCCAGGTGGCCGCGTGGCTGGCCGCAAACGCTCCCGCGCCCGAGGCGCTGGCCCCCCGCCTGCGCCTGAACCGCTGGAACATGCTGGACGTCGAACTGGAGGATGGTCGTCGGTTGTTTGACGCCTTTCCGCCCCAGTTCGCCTACAGGTCATGGCCCCCCACGGAGCAGGCGGAGCGTTCGGCCACCATCATCGTGGGCGCCAACCTGGGCTACGGCATCAACCACATGCTGGAACAGACGCCGCCCCGCCACCGTCTGCTGGTGGTGGAACCAGACCCGGCCATGCTCAGCCTGTGCCTGGGGCTAACGGATTACCGTCCGTTCATCGAATCGGGCAGGCTGACCTTCGTGGCGCCGCAGTTCGACGCCCTGGTGGCCGCCGTGCGCGGCTGCGACAAGCAGTTCCTGTTCGGGCGCATCCTGTTGCAGGCCGACCTGCCCAGCCAGCAGATCGGCCCCGCCTACGCCCACTGGACCCGCATCTGCCGCGAGCAGCTGGACGCCCTGTCGGTGGAGCTTTCCACCCTGCGCCGCGCCCAGGACGTGATGGTGGGCAACGAGCTTTCCAACTTCCGCCGCGCCCTTGCCGACGGCGACATGAAGTCGCTGCGCGGCGCGCTGGACGGCCTGCCCGCCGTCGTCGCGGGCGCCGGGCCTTCGCTGGCCGCATCGGCCCCCGCCGTGGCCCGGCTGTCCCATCGCGCGCTGGTCACGGCGGCGCTGCAAACCTTGCCCGCCATGCAGGCCGTGGGCATCCGGCCCGACCTTGCCCTGTGCATCGACTACAGCGACGGCATTTCTCGCGTGTACGACCGGCTGGACCCGGAATGGGCGCGCCACGTGCCGCTGATCTATTCCACCAAGGTCCAGCCCGAAGTGGTGCGCCGCTACCCCGGCCCCACCCTGCCGCTGTGGACCGTGGGCGGCATGGCCACCTTCATCGCGGGCAAGGACGACCTGGTGCTGGACGCGGCGGGCAACGTCAGCGTGGCCCTGCTGCGCCTGCTGCACTGGATGGGCGCGGGACGCATGGTGCTGGCCGGGCAGGACTTCGGCTGGCGGGGCGAGGCATCGCACGCCGCCGGGCACCATGCCGCCGCCATCACCGTGGGCACGCTGGACCTGCCGGGCCGCGACGGGCCGGTGCGCTCCACCCTGCCCTACGCCACGGCCCTGCGCGACATGGAACAGGACATCCGCACCCTGCAACTGGACGTGGTGAACCTGTACGGCGGCGGGGCGCTGATCCGGGGCGCGCGGGACATCGCGCCAGACGACCTTGACCGCGAATTGCCGCCCCCGGCGGATGGCGGCAACGCGAGCGGTGACGCCGACATTCTGGCCGGGTTCCGCCAGCGCCTTGATGCGGCCATGACCCCGTGCGAGCAGCCCCTGTTCGCCCCGCGCCTGCCACAGTGGCGCACCTCGCTGCGCAATGCCCAGAAGCGGCTGGAAACGCTGTTCCGCAAGCCGGAACGCCACGGCGCGGAAATCGTCGAAATGCTGGGCCGGGTACACTTTTTCCTGCGGCAGGACCCCATCTGCACGCCGTACCTGTACAACGAGATCATGGACGTTTCCGGGCTGGTGCACGGGCGCGACCGTTTCGGCCTGCCGCAGATGACGGAATTCCGGCAGATCGCCCGGCGGGTGCTGGACAAGATCCGGCGCATCGACGAAGTGATGACCAACGCGGGCCGACAAGCCGCATGA
- a CDS encoding MATE family efflux transporter has translation MKTAVAGRWSAPGGYREVLGVSLPLVAGMASTTVMEFTDRLFLSHYSVEAIAAATPAAVVHLLFLLTCMGITGYAGVFIAQYIGSGAPHRVGVALWQGLLMAFFFGGCLALLWFAAPAIFAFAGHLPAVQAGEVAYFRMLALGSVLALGNSCLGGFFSGQGRTRPVMLANFAAMAVHIPLDYALIYGAWGLPEMGIAGAGLSMILSWAVTSLLLGGMVFTRRNERCFRVWSGRGFERELFLRMARYGLPSGINGFAELFSVTWFVFLVGELGETALAATNITFSINMVAFLPMMGMNIAVGSMVGQAMGKGNPAAAERVTSSTLHVAMAWMLLLSLFFFCTPGPLYDLFLSGGAQDPAVLAQKAEIRAMGVVLLRFVAVYCLLDAVTIVYTGALKGAGDTWFVMWNVLLGCVVWLVLPTLALRASGLMTLNTLWVAFTAFIMLLAVVSWLRFRRGAWKRLRLVETAHPLPDGTDGPDGPDGSVGPEDGGKA, from the coding sequence ATGAAGACTGCCGTAGCCGGACGCTGGAGCGCGCCGGGCGGGTACCGCGAGGTGCTCGGCGTCAGTCTGCCGCTGGTGGCGGGCATGGCCTCCACCACGGTCATGGAGTTCACCGACCGGCTGTTCCTGAGCCACTATTCGGTGGAGGCCATCGCGGCGGCCACGCCGGCTGCGGTGGTGCATCTGCTGTTTCTGCTCACCTGCATGGGCATTACGGGCTATGCCGGGGTGTTCATCGCCCAGTACATCGGTTCCGGCGCGCCGCACCGGGTGGGGGTGGCGCTGTGGCAGGGGCTGCTGATGGCCTTCTTCTTCGGTGGGTGTCTTGCCCTGCTGTGGTTCGCGGCGCCCGCCATCTTCGCCTTTGCCGGGCATCTGCCCGCCGTGCAGGCGGGAGAGGTGGCCTACTTCCGCATGCTGGCTCTGGGGTCGGTGCTGGCCCTGGGCAACAGCTGCCTTGGCGGCTTCTTTTCCGGGCAGGGGCGCACCCGGCCCGTGATGCTGGCCAACTTCGCGGCCATGGCCGTGCACATTCCGCTGGACTACGCGCTGATTTACGGTGCGTGGGGGCTGCCCGAAATGGGCATAGCAGGTGCGGGGCTGTCCATGATCCTCAGTTGGGCCGTCACTTCGCTGCTGTTGGGGGGCATGGTGTTCACCCGGCGCAACGAGCGGTGCTTCCGGGTCTGGAGCGGACGCGGCTTCGAGCGGGAGCTGTTCCTGCGCATGGCCCGCTACGGCCTGCCCAGCGGCATCAACGGCTTTGCCGAACTGTTTTCGGTGACGTGGTTCGTGTTCCTGGTGGGCGAACTGGGCGAAACGGCCCTGGCCGCCACCAACATCACCTTTTCCATCAACATGGTGGCCTTTCTGCCCATGATGGGCATGAACATCGCCGTGGGCAGCATGGTGGGGCAGGCCATGGGCAAGGGCAACCCCGCCGCCGCCGAACGGGTGACGTCCAGTACCCTGCACGTGGCCATGGCCTGGATGCTGCTGCTTTCGCTGTTCTTCTTCTGCACGCCGGGGCCGCTGTACGACCTGTTCCTGAGCGGCGGCGCGCAGGATCCCGCCGTGCTGGCCCAGAAGGCGGAAATCCGCGCCATGGGCGTGGTGCTGCTGCGCTTCGTGGCGGTGTACTGCCTGCTGGACGCAGTGACCATCGTGTACACCGGCGCGCTGAAGGGCGCGGGCGACACCTGGTTCGTCATGTGGAACGTGCTGCTGGGCTGCGTGGTCTGGCTGGTGCTGCCCACGCTGGCCCTGCGCGCCTCGGGCCTGATGACCCTGAACACGCTGTGGGTGGCCTTCACCGCGTTCATCATGCTGCTGGCCGTGGTGTCGTGGCTGCGCTTTCGGCGCGGTGCGTGGAAGCGGCTGCGGCTGGTGGAGACGGCGCACCCACTGCCCGATGGGACCGATGGGCCCGATGGGCCCGATGGGTCTGTCGGCCCCGAAGACGGCGGAAAGGCCTGA
- a CDS encoding nitroreductase family protein → MPFFEVDAQKCKRDNICIDECPIRILIADKETGVAKMRQGAEDACIRCGHCVAVCPSGAVRLEGMPFDEFVPVRRELAIEADAAEQFLRGRRSIRTFKEQPVEHDVLARIMDTVRWAPTASHRQPVRWVMVEDPARTREIASLIIDWMMYLREHDPEIAKRHNVAGLIAGSRKGVDLVLRGAPHIAVACCDGGATWPAVDSAIALTYLELAAHAHGVGACWGGYFTYAANAYAPLRELLGLGEDERVQGAQMLGYAKYRYRRLPWRKPLPVTWK, encoded by the coding sequence ATGCCGTTTTTCGAAGTGGACGCGCAGAAATGCAAGCGCGACAACATCTGTATCGACGAATGCCCCATCCGCATCCTGATCGCCGACAAGGAAACGGGCGTGGCCAAGATGCGCCAGGGCGCCGAGGATGCCTGCATCCGCTGCGGCCATTGCGTGGCCGTCTGTCCGAGCGGGGCGGTGCGCCTTGAGGGCATGCCCTTCGACGAATTCGTCCCCGTCCGCCGCGAACTGGCCATCGAGGCCGACGCGGCGGAACAGTTCCTGCGCGGGCGCCGCTCCATCCGCACGTTCAAGGAGCAGCCGGTGGAGCACGACGTGCTGGCCCGGATCATGGACACCGTGCGCTGGGCACCCACCGCCAGCCACCGCCAGCCGGTGCGCTGGGTGATGGTGGAAGACCCCGCCCGTACCCGTGAAATCGCCAGCCTGATCATCGACTGGATGATGTACCTGCGCGAACACGACCCCGAAATCGCCAAGCGCCACAACGTGGCCGGGCTGATCGCCGGGTCGCGCAAGGGCGTGGACCTGGTGCTGCGCGGCGCGCCGCACATCGCCGTGGCCTGCTGCGACGGCGGGGCCACCTGGCCCGCCGTGGATTCGGCCATTGCCCTCACCTATCTGGAACTGGCCGCCCATGCCCACGGCGTGGGTGCCTGCTGGGGCGGGTACTTCACCTACGCGGCCAACGCCTATGCCCCCCTGCGCGAACTGCTGGGCCTTGGCGAGGACGAGCGGGTGCAGGGCGCGCAGATGCTGGGGTATGCGAAGTATCGGTATCGCCGGTTGCCGTGGCGGAAGCCGCTCCCCGTCACCTGGAAATAA
- a CDS encoding MTH1187 family thiamine-binding protein: protein MSVLAEIAVFPMDKGASVSQWVARVLSVIQESGLPYQLGPMGTTIEGGRAEVMQVADRCLAALEADCDRVYMTLKVDLRKGPVGRMAGKVASVEARLSES, encoded by the coding sequence ATGAGCGTTCTCGCCGAAATCGCCGTCTTTCCCATGGACAAGGGGGCCAGCGTCAGCCAATGGGTGGCCCGCGTGCTGTCGGTCATCCAGGAAAGCGGCCTGCCGTACCAGCTTGGTCCCATGGGCACCACCATCGAGGGCGGACGGGCCGAGGTCATGCAGGTGGCCGACCGGTGCCTGGCCGCGCTGGAAGCGGACTGCGACCGGGTATACATGACCCTGAAGGTGGACCTGCGCAAAGGCCCCGTGGGCCGCATGGCGGGCAAGGTGGCCTCGGTGGAGGCAAGGCTGTCCGAAAGCTGA